Within the Arachis duranensis cultivar V14167 chromosome 10, aradu.V14167.gnm2.J7QH, whole genome shotgun sequence genome, the region TAATCTCATCAAtgaatatgtatatatgttaatactatCTAGCTAGAGCAAGCAACTTGCAATTTATATATAGTAATCAAGTTATCAACATCGTCGCTACAAATGGGCTTTGATTTGTTCGGGTGAAAGTGATGGAGGAAGGAACTTGTCCAATTCCAGAGATAGATATATAGATGCATAGATGAAACCCAAGATTCAATTCAATATTAATAATTCATTTCTATTTGACATATAAACCAGCTATGCTGAtataatatctatatatataccaATCCGTTTCCAGAGTCACATGTATAGTTAGTTGAGGTAGGtcaagaaaaccatagaaattaatgaaaatcaattaaagcaaCTACGCATTGTTGACTAGGTAGTCATCCAACATTAAATCAACTTTGAATTTTCATATCATCCTATGAATAAGATGATTCAAGAgattaattaaaacatgcaagcAGCCACACTATAAGtatgtataattaaattaaattccaaGCCACCAaactaataagaaattaaaagtgCAGCTGTCAAACATAAAAGACCAGCTTCATCGATGAGGACTACAGAAGAATTATTGATCCTAAACAAAATAAAGCTCTCTTATCGCCGACACTGACAGAGATTATATAAAATCAGAAATGCTCCTTAGTTTCCATGTAATAATTATTACCATATTCCGCGCTAACATAATACCTAATCACTGTAAGATAGAATGCCAGTTCTACGGAGTATAATAATAACTATGTTTAAATAACGGTGAAAATTCAAATACTGTTGTTTTCGTGTGAAGTATATATATAGTTGAGAAccattagataataatttagttaaacatattaaattatctaatgatttttaactattaacttcaAAGAAAGACAACTGCACGTGAGTTTTTACCTCGATAACAGAATTCTTGTTCGGAAGTGTCTTAAGGCGAGGGCGATTAAGTGAGAGAGCGAGGGTAGTTGTTGATGCAATCAAGCCAAGGGTTGTTCCTAGAAGGCTTGTTGATTCGGCGCATGGAGCGCCAAACAACGCTATTGCACTTAAATCCAGAACCAAAAGCAAGTTGCCAAACGCGGTCTCCTCTTCTAACCCTTTCCTTGGCCTCCAAGTAAGCAAGTTCATACCAAATGCTACTGCTGGAAGTGTTGCCGAACCGGTGCAGTGTCATCCTTGATGCCTCCATGTTCTTGTCGCTGAGCTCCAGATTCCTCTGGAGCTCATCGAGGATGGGCTTGCTCGCCGCGTGCACACAGAAGTGCTCGAAGGCGAGCTTGTAGTCCGGAATGTACGGCTTCTTCATTGATGGTGATGAGTTTCCACCGTCAGATTTGCCGCCAAACAAGTGCCTCCAGACCAAGGTTCCAAAGAATAGGAGCTGCTCGGAGAAGGGTAGCACCAAAGGCCCAAGTGTGGTGATGTTTGTTTTGAGAGCATCACCACCGATTTCAATCAAGTCTTTGCTAATCTTGATCCCCTTGAATCTTTGTTCATCTTCCTCTTGGTACACACACCTGTATATTAAAAGGGAgaagaaaagtgaaaaataaaaattatgttgatGGATTACTACCAAGCACAAGTTGATAATATAATAACAACCTGGCTACTTTCTTTATCATTATGTTGTCAATTTTGTTTTTTGGGGGGGTCCTCTGAGGGTATATGCTTGGTTATTAATTAGACGGTTGAACAGTTGAACCCAAATGTCAACCCAAAATAACGAACCATTGATGATTTTGAAgctaattaaatatatacatagaGAATATGCATAATATCCCGGGTGTCTCTATTCGGAGGACCACAAGAAAGTTCCTTCTATCTCCTTTTTTTGTGGAATGTGGATTAGATTAAACAACAGATAGAAAAGTTCACccaataaataaatagagaaaaagataaaaataaattcattacCAGAATAGTAGAAAgtcaatattattaataaaaaattaattaatattaacttatatgtaagataaatataaaaataattaattatttcaactTGGTATTGATAATATAATATGCAAAgaataagataataataattctttttatataaaatagacATTTATGTTCAGTCACAAGGTTTGAAATTTGTGGAATCTGCCTACAGTTCTAACAATAGAATATCACTATTGTACATTCCTTCCACGGTTCAACCTGCTTTCGCCTCTCTCTTAATAATTTATAAGTAATAAGTTAGGTAATTAGGATTTCGATTTTAAAAAGCAGTTGCAATTATAAAAGTGACTTAACCTACACGGAAAGCTAACGAAATAAACTAGAAAACCCAGACTGTCAAAAATGCTAACTGTCAAAGAGATCATAAATAGGCCAAACTGTCGAATCAATTTCTGTCGTTCGTTTCCTTTCCCTGGTGTTTTATACTTATATAAGGGCCTGAGAAAAACAAAGTCGATGCAATAAACTAATGACTAATCTTCATTTCCAAAACGATGATATTAACAAAGAATACATCATTATGTGTCATCTATGTCAGTTAAACAATAAAGTTTAAATTGtacgaaaagaaaaaaaaaatgggttcgttgatattataaaaaaaaaaattataatcatTTAATGCATTTAAATAgatcatttttaaataatatatttaaaatcaaattttaatataaaatttgaaaataaaataattaattaataaaaaaagtgattattcatataaaaaatatgtattaaatAAACTTTTCTCATTATTaaattctattcttcttctcatGTTTCTTcatttagaattgaaaaaacAAACCTGAAGCTGCGGTCATCGGCACCCTTGTGCGTGCGAACAATGTGCTCAAGACGATACTTGGCACGGCTATAGTCGCGGCGGCGATTGGAGAGCAAGGTGGCGGAGCAACCCATACGAAAGAAGCAGTTGGGAAGAAGCATGGACCTCTCTTTTCCCTGGTACCAATTAAAGCCTACCATCTCAGTGCTGACAACAACCGCGTAGTTATTAGGGTTTGACTGAAGAATATCCCTGGCCAAATCGACCGCTATGATCCCAGCACTGCACCCCATTCCTCCAAGATTGTAGCTCAGAATGTTGCCCCTCATCTTGTAATGGTTTATGATCATTGCTGATAGCGATGGCGTAGGGTTGAAGATGCTGCAGTTCACCACAAGGATTCCTACGTCCTTTGGCCGCACCCTCGTCTTCTCGAAGAGCTCGTCGAGTGCTCCGAACATGACCGTCGACGCCTCGGCTCGGCCTTCTTTCATGGTGGCCGTGTTCTCGTTGGAGGCTATCACTGCTTTGGGGATGTATGTCTCGTCGCCTATGCCTGAAGACATTAGGATCCTCTTTTGAAACTCCAAGCTCCCTTCATCAAACTTGCCTGATTTTCTTGCTAGCTCAATGAACTGCTcccttgacaccttcacacacattattcatgcaattttttattacaatttctTAGATTTTAATGTCTGAAAATCTATGTTTAAAATCAACAGTAGAGTGATAAGTAGTCAATATAAGAATTAATCACCTAgatttgtttatattttcttatcATTCAAACTAtggcacaaataaaaatatactttgtctttatttctattttcagcATCTGATCTTTATGTCTTAGTATATCTTGAGATAATTATACTAATCAAACAAATTTCAAAAGACATTGGTTAAGgctttcaataaaataaatacgtAAATAAGACCTTAAATATTTATTCCAAATGCAGACTTTATGTTCAAATATTAACTGATGTCCATAGTACTTTATTACGATTTTGCaaacaaatattaaaagtaaaagtgttataatgaaaaaatatatatttaaaaattctaaggatatgtacatttatttattttaaaatccttccacttttaattttgttagcAAAAAGACCGTCGTTAGCAAAAGCTCTATAGTTTTCTCTAATAAGTAATAAGTCCATTTAAGAATAATagtagttaaataaaaaaaagtattttagacacacaaaatattaattattatgtatttttgtataattatatatattatttaactcattttaatatatatgtttaatttatttgatagctaattttttttttaacatgtaCATggttgaaaatataattattaagcATATTCTTATTTGGTACATGATACAAATAACTAATTCaacacatataaaaatattatttaacaagCATGCTGGGTGTacgtgaagattggagaaataAAGGTACCTTGAGGTGATCTTGAGGTTGGTAGCATGCAAAATCAACGAGGTAAATGGGGCGAGGCCTGGACATGAAGTAAACAGAGAGCGTGAAAACAAAGACGGCAAAAGAAGCCAAGACGGTAGCAAGGTCATAACGCGCATCTTCCCAAAGCTTCTTCCACAGATCCTCTTTGCTCAGACTACCAACCTCAGCACTGAACACCACAAGCAGCACCGGTATCGTCACCAAGTAAATGCCATGGTTTATCAGGTAATGGTACCCCAATTTCACGTACTTGAGGTTCACCGATTGAAGAAAATCCGGTAACCGCCGACGAACCCTAACCGAGAACGTTAACGAACCCGCGTTCGGTCCAGATGACTCAATCCCACGGTTCACTATCTCCGTTGAGAACAGATCTCGTTCGTTATTCGCCATGCCACCAGATCAAGATCAAGATCACAATGTATTTTAATATGAGTGTGTGATGGATGCCTCAAACTTAatctatatatgtatttatactactTTAGATTAGTGTTATTTCTAAGTAGTGGTATAGTACAAGATAGTGGGTGAAAACGAGTAAATGCTAGCACCTAATTGATGTGTGTGTAGTTGAGACTTTTCAACGGcctttaatttcttcatttaaTATCAGTGGGTGCATGAGTTCAATTCGTTGTGTAATATGTACTAGTAACTCCCTTTACCTTTTTTCTTGTCTCTCCGTTCTTGtgtttttaaagatcaaaaaatatataaaaagtttGTGAACATTGGATGATCCAGTTGGTTTTTCTCTTGTGAACAATCAATGTCACATCCAACGGCCCACCAGCTGCTCTAATGCATACAGTTGGTACAGTTTAGGTTCAATCTCTTATGAGTTTCCATCTTTATCCTTTGAAACCCTTATCATCCCAGGCCATTTCTTCTTCAAGTGCTGTGTCACAATTAAATTCTGCCATGTTATATTAGAGCACACCTTTATTATTGTTACAGCTTTTACATCTGCCGTGGAGAAAATTTCCTCTTAACTTTTACCACAAGTTTTGACTCTTCCacaataaataattatcatatattatttaagccagcaaatatttttttttcaaagagtgtttctaaatttttataagaCAACAAACTAAAACCATATGGTTATAATGGTGGTAATCCAGTGCGATACAATAATGACACCAGAAAAATAGCGATGTGATGGTTAAGGGTTTAGATTGAAATTAGCcactaataaaaataaggaTAATGACATTCCCTGGATATTTCATTGCAAGAAGATGCTTAATTTGAAGCAGATTTAAAAAGTgatatttatttagaaaagctAGGTCACAAAGCTTTATTTCAGCTCAAAAAATTAAGCCTATAGCAGACCTACCACGACATATATAGATCAAGCCATTCAAATCTGGAAATGGACTATAAAATCAAGAATACTCCATGCT harbors:
- the LOC107470655 gene encoding 3-ketoacyl-CoA synthase 10; translated protein: MANNERDLFSTEIVNRGIESSGPNAGSLTFSVRVRRRLPDFLQSVNLKYVKLGYHYLINHGIYLVTIPVLLVVFSAEVGSLSKEDLWKKLWEDARYDLATVLASFAVFVFTLSVYFMSRPRPIYLVDFACYQPQDHLKVSREQFIELARKSGKFDEGSLEFQKRILMSSGIGDETYIPKAVIASNENTATMKEGRAEASTVMFGALDELFEKTRVRPKDVGILVVNCSIFNPTPSLSAMIINHYKMRGNILSYNLGGMGCSAGIIAVDLARDILQSNPNNYAVVVSTEMVGFNWYQGKERSMLLPNCFFRMGCSATLLSNRRRDYSRAKYRLEHIVRTHKGADDRSFRCVYQEEDEQRFKGIKISKDLIEIGGDALKTNITTLGPLVLPFSEQLLFFGTLVWRHLFGGKSDGGNSSPSMKKPYIPDYKLAFEHFCVHAASKPILDELQRNLELSDKNMEASRMTLHRFGNTSSSSIWYELAYLEAKERVRRGDRVWQLAFGSGFKCNSVVWRSMRRINKPSRNNPWLDCINNYPRSLT